Proteins co-encoded in one Sulfuricaulis limicola genomic window:
- the dcm gene encoding DNA (cytosine-5-)-methyltransferase gives MESPRELLKQARSRFTQKQIAAHLGVNARTIKRWEARENDPPKFAAPALQQLLLPIDNPDNSAGEFSFIDLFAGIGGIRLGFEAAGGRCVFTSEWNEPSVKTYQANFPDTHPIIGDITKVKASEIPDHDVLLAGFPCQPFSIAGVSKKNSLGREHGFRCETQGTLFFDVERIIEEKQPKAFLLENVKHLLNHDKGRTFEVILRALRDKLGYEVHYKVIDARYFVPQHRERIIIVGFREKTGFSWNDLQLPDISKRAPVMKDILHPENGSEEPEGHYTVGKKALVNEDKYVLSTKLWRYLKNYAKKHQAAGNGFGFGLVGPDDVARTLSARYYKDGSEILISRGRKNPRRLTPRECARLMGFDRNGRKFVIPVSDTQAYKQFGNSVVVPVIETVAKIMRPHILSLVDAERSGVRQLPIAV, from the coding sequence ATGGAAAGCCCGAGAGAACTGCTGAAACAGGCCAGATCCAGGTTCACCCAGAAACAAATAGCAGCCCATCTCGGCGTTAACGCCCGCACTATCAAGCGTTGGGAGGCCAGAGAAAACGACCCGCCAAAATTCGCTGCTCCTGCGCTGCAACAGTTACTTCTTCCGATAGATAACCCTGACAACTCTGCCGGCGAGTTTTCCTTTATCGACCTGTTTGCCGGGATTGGCGGTATCCGTCTCGGTTTTGAGGCCGCCGGCGGCCGTTGCGTATTCACCAGTGAATGGAACGAGCCGTCGGTAAAGACATACCAAGCGAACTTTCCCGATACTCACCCGATTATTGGTGATATCACCAAAGTAAAGGCCAGCGAGATCCCTGACCATGATGTCCTGCTTGCCGGTTTTCCCTGCCAGCCGTTTTCCATCGCCGGTGTGTCAAAAAAGAATTCTCTCGGCAGGGAACACGGGTTTCGTTGCGAAACGCAGGGAACATTGTTCTTTGATGTCGAACGGATAATCGAGGAAAAGCAGCCCAAGGCATTCCTGCTCGAAAACGTTAAGCATCTCCTGAATCACGACAAAGGAAGAACATTCGAAGTTATCCTGCGTGCTCTCAGAGACAAGCTTGGGTATGAAGTACACTACAAGGTCATTGATGCAAGATATTTTGTGCCTCAGCATCGCGAACGCATCATTATTGTTGGTTTCCGGGAAAAAACAGGATTCTCATGGAACGATCTCCAGCTGCCGGATATCAGCAAGCGGGCACCAGTCATGAAGGACATCCTGCATCCTGAGAATGGTTCCGAGGAACCTGAAGGGCATTATACAGTTGGGAAGAAAGCTCTCGTAAATGAAGACAAGTATGTTCTCAGCACCAAGCTTTGGCGCTATCTGAAAAATTATGCAAAAAAGCATCAGGCCGCAGGCAATGGTTTTGGTTTTGGTCTTGTGGGGCCAGATGATGTAGCGCGTACGCTTTCTGCCCGATACTACAAGGACGGTTCTGAAATCCTCATTTCTCGCGGCCGCAAGAACCCAAGGCGCCTGACGCCACGCGAGTGCGCGAGGCTCATGGGGTTCGACAGAAATGGAAGGAAGTTTGTAATTCCCGTATCTGATACACAGGCCTACAAGCAATTCGGAAATTCAGTTGTTGTGCCAGTCATTGAGACAGTTGCAAAAATCATGCGGCCTCACATCCTTTCTCTGGTGGATGCCGAGCGGAGTGGAGTAAGACAGCTGCCGATAGCGGTCTAA
- a CDS encoding DUF6339 family protein: MNLNFLPDSLLAALRRNIPDNIQKYKADDKAWLDEYVRSENLPDPAQSGIEITDLPALLLDNGKPVSDTDAATRVHECFRKLKPVQAADERLWSYLCHCEPLYGYVRARWIKQDGELNENAVLRRFFFESKGLRGLTRNALSRLWWYGYLTHEDGAAEPYLHTGMLLEYQDTPVGLLERSLGKNPEIVKRVSHYIHENAKDWSDRSHTIQKLIRNINAAGGAVVLDALNDANLKQLCRRCTP; this comes from the coding sequence ATGAATCTCAATTTTCTCCCTGACTCATTGCTGGCGGCGTTAAGGCGAAACATCCCGGATAACATCCAGAAGTACAAGGCTGATGACAAGGCGTGGCTGGATGAATATGTCCGCTCAGAAAATCTACCCGATCCAGCACAGTCCGGTATTGAAATAACCGACTTGCCGGCGTTACTGCTTGATAACGGAAAACCTGTCAGTGATACCGATGCTGCAACAAGAGTGCACGAGTGTTTTCGAAAGCTCAAACCTGTACAGGCCGCTGATGAAAGACTGTGGTCGTATTTATGCCACTGCGAACCACTCTACGGATATGTAAGGGCGAGATGGATCAAACAGGATGGTGAGCTGAACGAGAATGCTGTGCTTAGACGCTTTTTCTTTGAGAGCAAAGGGCTCCGCGGGTTGACGCGAAACGCCCTCTCTCGTTTGTGGTGGTACGGATATTTGACGCATGAAGACGGTGCGGCCGAACCATACCTGCATACCGGAATGCTTCTAGAATACCAAGATACTCCTGTGGGCTTGCTTGAGCGAAGCTTGGGGAAAAACCCGGAAATTGTTAAGCGCGTTTCTCACTATATCCACGAAAATGCTAAAGACTGGTCTGACCGGAGCCACACAATCCAGAAACTGATCAGGAATATAAATGCAGCGGGTGGCGCGGTGGTTCTTGATGCCCTGAATGATGCCAATCTGAAACAGTTGTGCAGGCGATGCACGCCTTAG
- a CDS encoding transglutaminase family protein, with protein MLYRQLVLFIALGLSLPAHAATRAWEFDLPTPGTYEVHVQHRIEGVEVPRGAEATYTFQTRETTLQRELPFYPKDDEHPAVVLIVDITSPQKAKVVIAGLPKPLLQQTRVYVIDGNSRYPYEWFDPGKSVELKSARLVRDILKQPEQDIDLAQAKLTVDKLIDPTVDIEAGLERIEAMVTKIKAMPGFGGSQTTKLEALKRYIYEPGEWNNFQPYQYDLNDPLGTKLSNKLLSRYLESKKGNCVTMPLLFVILGQRLGIDVTAATAPLHILVKFKDETGATYNLETTSGANPARDVWYREQMPMTEEAVANGVYLRPLTRKETVAIMATTLAEHYFEQREFEKAITISDLTLEYYPRDVEAMVRKGSAYYRLLAKYYLEKYRSPNEIPDRAKGHYHYLSQNNHQWFAKAEALGWWEPSKEEEEKYLQKVSQKRGTKR; from the coding sequence TTGCTGTATCGCCAGCTGGTACTCTTCATTGCCCTCGGCCTCTCCCTTCCCGCGCATGCGGCTACGCGCGCTTGGGAGTTCGACCTCCCGACCCCCGGCACCTACGAGGTCCATGTCCAGCACCGGATCGAGGGAGTTGAGGTTCCTCGCGGAGCCGAGGCCACCTATACGTTTCAAACCCGCGAAACGACACTCCAGCGCGAACTCCCCTTTTATCCCAAAGACGACGAACATCCGGCTGTTGTACTTATAGTGGACATCACAAGCCCCCAGAAGGCAAAAGTGGTCATTGCCGGCCTGCCGAAACCCCTGCTGCAACAGACCCGCGTTTACGTTATCGATGGCAATTCCCGCTATCCCTACGAATGGTTCGATCCGGGCAAGAGCGTTGAGCTGAAGTCAGCCAGGCTTGTCCGGGACATATTGAAACAACCGGAACAAGACATTGACCTGGCCCAAGCCAAATTGACCGTCGACAAGCTGATCGATCCGACCGTCGATATTGAGGCCGGTTTGGAAAGAATCGAGGCGATGGTGACCAAGATAAAAGCGATGCCCGGCTTCGGTGGCTCTCAGACCACCAAGCTTGAGGCGCTCAAACGCTATATCTACGAACCGGGCGAATGGAACAACTTTCAGCCCTACCAATACGACCTCAACGACCCGCTCGGCACGAAACTCAGCAACAAACTGCTTTCCCGTTACCTCGAATCCAAAAAGGGTAACTGCGTCACCATGCCGTTACTGTTTGTCATCCTGGGGCAACGGCTGGGCATCGACGTGACCGCCGCGACCGCCCCGCTCCACATACTGGTGAAATTCAAGGATGAGACAGGAGCTACCTATAACCTGGAAACCACGAGCGGCGCCAACCCGGCGCGGGATGTCTGGTATCGGGAACAGATGCCGATGACGGAGGAGGCCGTGGCCAATGGCGTGTATTTGCGGCCGCTGACCAGAAAGGAAACCGTGGCGATAATGGCGACTACCCTGGCTGAGCACTATTTCGAGCAGCGGGAATTCGAAAAGGCCATCACGATCTCCGACCTGACGCTCGAATATTACCCCCGGGACGTGGAGGCGATGGTCCGAAAAGGCAGCGCCTATTACCGGTTATTGGCTAAATATTATCTTGAGAAATACCGTTCGCCGAATGAGATTCCGGATCGGGCGAAAGGCCATTATCACTATCTGTCACAAAACAACCACCAATGGTTTGCCAAGGCCGAAGCTCTGGGCTGGTGGGAGCCCTCGAAAGAGGAGGAGGAAAAATATTTACAGAAGGTCAGTCAGAAACGCGGCACAAAGCGGTGA
- a CDS encoding carboxymuconolactone decarboxylase family protein, whose protein sequence is MTNFTVHTLETAPARSRPLLEGLKKAFGFVPNLYAAIAESPAALQGALAIGEAFSKSTLSPGEQQLVALAVSEANDCQFCVAAHSTIAKHLAKADPALVAAARDREPLPDAKLDALVSFTRKIAEQRGFVAPADLAAFLKAGYTKAQVIEVLLGVGMKTFNNYVDHIARVPLNDQFKAEAWQPKRKVA, encoded by the coding sequence ATGACGAACTTCACCGTTCACACCCTGGAAACCGCGCCGGCCCGCAGCCGGCCGCTGCTCGAGGGCCTCAAGAAGGCCTTCGGCTTCGTGCCCAACCTCTATGCCGCCATCGCCGAGTCACCCGCCGCGCTGCAAGGGGCGCTCGCGATCGGCGAGGCGTTTTCGAAGTCCACGCTCTCGCCCGGCGAGCAACAGCTGGTGGCGCTCGCCGTCTCCGAGGCCAACGACTGCCAGTTCTGCGTGGCGGCGCACTCGACCATCGCCAAGCACCTGGCCAAGGCGGACCCGGCGCTGGTCGCCGCGGCGCGCGACCGCGAGCCGCTCCCCGACGCCAAACTCGACGCGCTCGTGAGCTTCACCCGCAAGATCGCCGAACAGCGCGGTTTCGTGGCGCCGGCCGATCTCGCGGCGTTCCTCAAAGCGGGCTACACCAAGGCGCAGGTCATCGAGGTGCTGCTCGGCGTGGGCATGAAGACGTTCAACAACTACGTGGACCACATCGCGCGCGTGCCGCTGAACGATCAGTTCAAGGCGGAGGCGTGGCAGCCGAAGCGGAAGGTGGCGTGA
- a CDS encoding cyclophilin-like fold protein, which yields MRQLKMTIGSVVLEAELLDTPTAEAIWNACPFTSKANTWGEEVYFSTPVQVNREPSAREVVQPGELAFWIEGDSIAIGFGRTPISQGNEIRLAAKTNIWGKAKGDVKQLKSVKSGAAIKVEKIG from the coding sequence ATGCGCCAACTCAAAATGACCATCGGTTCCGTGGTGCTCGAAGCCGAGTTGCTGGATACGCCCACGGCGGAAGCCATCTGGAATGCCTGCCCCTTCACCTCCAAGGCCAACACCTGGGGTGAGGAGGTTTATTTCTCGACGCCAGTGCAGGTGAATCGCGAGCCCAGCGCGCGTGAGGTGGTGCAGCCGGGCGAACTTGCCTTCTGGATCGAGGGCGATTCCATCGCGATTGGTTTTGGCCGCACGCCGATCTCGCAGGGCAATGAAATCCGCCTCGCCGCCAAGACCAACATCTGGGGCAAGGCCAAGGGTGACGTGAAGCAGCTCAAATCAGTGAAATCCGGTGCGGCGATCAAGGTGGAGAAAATCGGTTAA
- a CDS encoding FixH family protein has product MTSMHTKHDKEHVRWYREPFVWLLITFPLTAVVAGFITLGLAISSDDGVVEDDYYLRGKEINRVLARDQAAATRGLQGRVELDDASQQLLIHLTARAQAAIADNVEIKFLHATRSGIDRILILARQPDGSYRAPLPALAQGHWNVQLAAQDWRLVGSLRIPNEHGLDLRPSLP; this is encoded by the coding sequence ATGACTTCCATGCACACAAAACACGACAAAGAGCACGTCCGCTGGTACCGCGAACCCTTCGTGTGGCTGCTGATCACATTTCCACTCACGGCCGTGGTCGCGGGTTTCATCACCCTGGGCCTGGCCATCTCCTCCGATGACGGCGTGGTGGAGGATGACTATTACCTGCGCGGCAAGGAGATCAACCGCGTATTGGCGCGCGACCAGGCCGCCGCCACGCGCGGCCTGCAAGGCCGCGTCGAGCTCGACGACGCCAGCCAACAGTTGCTGATCCATCTCACCGCCCGCGCGCAGGCCGCGATCGCGGACAACGTCGAGATCAAATTCCTGCATGCCACGCGCTCCGGCATCGACCGGATACTGATCCTCGCGCGTCAGCCCGACGGCAGCTATCGCGCGCCGCTGCCGGCGCTGGCGCAAGGCCACTGGAACGTGCAACTCGCGGCGCAGGACTGGCGCCTGGTCGGCTCGCTGCGCATTCCGAATGAGCACGGCCTCGACCTCCGCCCGTCGCTGCCTTAA
- the ccoG gene encoding cytochrome c oxidase accessory protein CcoG, whose translation MSEADAVQEGLYAKRARVYPREVHGLFANLRVAMVGLTLGLYYFLPWLNWGAGRQAFLIDLPNRKFHLFAWTFWPQDLFFLTAILVISALSLFLFTAIAGRVWCGFTCPQTVWTEVFLWIERQIEGDRPKQMKLARLPWNHPDKFVKKGTKHFVWILFALWTGFTFVGYVTPIRELAVSLTQFALGPWETFWILFYSGATYGNAGWLREQVCLYMCPYARFQGAMFDRNTLIISYDPARGEPRGSRQRGKEPKLQGLGDCIDCTLCVQVCPTGIDIRNGLQIGCIACAACVDVCDSVMDKMGYPKGLIRYTSENALEGKPVKVLRPRVLIYTGILTAIAAALLIAVLLRVPLKVDVLRDRNALFRETFDGLIENTYTLKVMNMDNGPHRYILSARGIDGLQLRTDKPEITVAAGEVAEVPVRLQADPASLTQRSTPVYFRLQAVDTEDLATEQGARFLGPTR comes from the coding sequence ATTTCCGAGGCGGACGCCGTCCAGGAAGGACTGTACGCCAAGCGCGCCCGCGTCTATCCGCGCGAGGTGCACGGCCTCTTCGCCAACCTGCGCGTGGCCATGGTCGGGCTCACCCTCGGCCTCTATTATTTTCTTCCGTGGCTCAACTGGGGCGCGGGCCGGCAGGCGTTCCTGATCGACCTGCCGAACCGCAAGTTCCACCTGTTCGCCTGGACCTTCTGGCCGCAGGACCTGTTCTTCCTCACTGCGATCCTGGTCATCTCCGCGCTGTCGCTGTTCCTGTTCACCGCCATCGCCGGGCGCGTGTGGTGCGGTTTCACCTGCCCGCAGACGGTGTGGACCGAGGTGTTCCTGTGGATCGAGCGCCAGATCGAGGGCGACCGGCCGAAGCAGATGAAGCTGGCGCGCCTGCCGTGGAACCACCCCGACAAGTTCGTCAAGAAAGGCACCAAGCATTTCGTCTGGATCCTGTTCGCCCTGTGGACCGGCTTCACCTTCGTCGGCTATGTCACGCCCATCCGCGAGCTGGCGGTGTCGCTCACGCAGTTCGCGCTCGGGCCGTGGGAGACCTTCTGGATCCTGTTCTACAGCGGCGCCACCTACGGCAACGCCGGCTGGCTGCGCGAGCAGGTGTGCCTGTACATGTGCCCGTACGCGCGCTTCCAGGGCGCGATGTTCGACCGCAATACCCTGATCATTTCCTACGATCCCGCGCGCGGCGAACCGCGCGGCTCACGCCAGCGGGGAAAGGAGCCGAAACTCCAGGGCCTGGGCGACTGCATCGACTGCACCCTGTGCGTGCAGGTCTGCCCCACCGGCATCGACATTCGCAACGGCCTGCAGATCGGCTGCATCGCCTGTGCCGCCTGCGTCGACGTGTGTGATTCGGTGATGGACAAGATGGGCTATCCCAAGGGCCTGATCCGCTACACCAGCGAAAACGCGCTCGAAGGCAAGCCGGTGAAGGTATTGCGCCCGCGCGTGCTGATCTACACCGGTATCCTGACGGCGATTGCCGCGGCCTTGCTCATCGCGGTATTGTTGCGCGTGCCGCTCAAGGTCGACGTGCTGCGCGACCGCAACGCGCTGTTTCGCGAAACTTTCGACGGTCTGATCGAGAACACCTATACACTCAAGGTCATGAACATGGATAACGGACCGCACCGCTATATCCTCAGCGCGCGCGGCATCGACGGCCTGCAACTGCGTACCGACAAGCCCGAGATCACGGTGGCGGCGGGCGAGGTGGCGGAAGTCCCGGTGCGCCTGCAGGCCGACCCCGCCAGCCTGACGCAGCGCAGCACGCCGGTGTATTTTCGCCTGCAGGCGGTCGATACCGAGGACCTCGCCACCGAGCAGGGCGCGCGCTTCCTGGGGCCGACGCGATGA
- a CDS encoding very short patch repair endonuclease, which produces MTDIVDRATRSRMMSGIRSKNTKPELLIRKGLFSKGYRYRLHGTKLPGKPDLVFPKYKAVVFVHGCFWHGHNCRIFKWPSKRAGFWKKKILGNKRRDHKQVTALVSQGWRVLVIWECAIKGPGRRDLSYVVERSASWLRSRRKSAAIEGSINPKHKKKYY; this is translated from the coding sequence ATGACCGATATCGTCGACAGAGCCACACGCAGCCGGATGATGTCCGGCATACGAAGCAAAAACACAAAGCCTGAACTCCTCATCCGAAAAGGACTGTTTTCCAAGGGGTATCGGTACCGGCTTCATGGCACTAAACTGCCAGGCAAACCAGACCTCGTATTTCCAAAATACAAAGCAGTAGTATTTGTTCACGGATGTTTCTGGCACGGGCATAATTGCCGTATTTTCAAGTGGCCATCAAAACGCGCCGGCTTCTGGAAAAAGAAGATCTTGGGTAACAAGAGGCGCGATCATAAGCAGGTGACTGCCTTGGTTTCACAGGGATGGCGAGTTCTTGTTATCTGGGAATGCGCCATCAAGGGTCCTGGAAGGCGTGATTTGTCTTACGTTGTAGAACGATCTGCTTCTTGGTTACGGTCTAGGCGCAAGAGCGCGGCGATCGAGGGCAGTATCAATCCTAAACATAAGAAAAAATACTACTAA
- the ccoP gene encoding cytochrome-c oxidase, cbb3-type subunit III, giving the protein MADFTSGFWNWFIIVPVVGGIIAMFVLNRWMTSGPRPKEGEKAKPMGHVWDEDLQELNNPLPKWWLNMFYVTLVFGIGYLILYPGLGNYAGALGWTQKGQYEGEIANADKQFNPLYEQYLKEDLKLLAANPEALKTGARLFVNYCTGCHGSDAGGGPGFPNLRDEDWLYGGDPLTIKASIMNGRTGAMPPWGAVLGPEGTANVAEYVLSLSGRSVNEAVAATGKEKFQQLCVACHGADGKGNQAMGAPNLTDNIWLYGGSKQRIMETIDKGRSGRMPAHAEFLGEAKVHLLAAYIYSLSHPVAGGSTEKH; this is encoded by the coding sequence ATGGCTGATTTCACGAGCGGTTTCTGGAACTGGTTCATCATCGTCCCGGTGGTCGGCGGCATCATCGCCATGTTCGTGCTCAACCGCTGGATGACCAGCGGCCCGCGCCCCAAGGAAGGCGAGAAGGCCAAGCCCATGGGGCACGTGTGGGACGAGGATTTGCAGGAACTGAACAACCCGCTGCCCAAGTGGTGGCTGAACATGTTCTACGTCACGCTGGTGTTCGGCATCGGCTATCTGATCCTGTACCCGGGCCTCGGCAACTACGCCGGCGCGCTGGGATGGACGCAGAAGGGACAGTACGAAGGCGAGATCGCCAATGCCGACAAGCAATTCAATCCGCTGTACGAGCAATATCTGAAGGAAGATCTCAAATTGCTCGCCGCCAACCCCGAGGCGCTCAAGACCGGCGCGCGCCTGTTCGTGAACTATTGCACCGGCTGCCACGGCTCGGACGCCGGTGGCGGTCCGGGTTTCCCCAATCTGCGCGACGAGGACTGGCTGTACGGCGGCGATCCGCTGACCATCAAGGCCTCGATCATGAACGGCCGCACCGGCGCCATGCCGCCGTGGGGCGCGGTGCTGGGGCCGGAAGGCACGGCCAACGTGGCCGAATACGTGCTCTCGCTCAGCGGTCGCAGCGTGAACGAGGCCGTGGCCGCTACCGGCAAGGAGAAATTCCAGCAGCTGTGCGTGGCCTGCCATGGCGCCGACGGCAAGGGCAACCAGGCCATGGGCGCGCCCAACCTGACCGATAATATCTGGCTTTATGGTGGCTCGAAGCAGAGAATCATGGAGACCATCGACAAGGGCCGTTCCGGGCGCATGCCGGCGCATGCCGAATTCCTCGGCGAAGCCAAGGTGCATCTGCTCGCCGCCTACATCTACAGCCTGTCGCATCCCGTCGCGGGGGGCAGTACGGAGAAACACTGA
- a CDS encoding AraC family transcriptional regulator gives MSETPDFDLLSDVLHSFRLRAGIFKQGSYCGAWALDATGVTRTTFHLIGRGQAWLHREGEAEPMVVRGGDLVMFPHAAWHQLSGTPQRQPGMHLTSTGDGPYTTVLCAMVEFETGGLNPVMQALPAAIVVRSEDQGTSAELHALARLMLAEYDAGAAGRQGVLDRLAEVMFVLVLRHHMQRAQELQGFLAALKDERIARALAALHRAPGADWRVETLAREANMSRTVFAERFAGLLGQTPMQYLAMWRMHLAEQMLRERRASVAQIAEKLGYQTEAAFRRAFRRVRGVGPGDVRRQARAGS, from the coding sequence ATGTCCGAAACGCCGGATTTCGATCTGTTATCGGACGTGCTGCATAGCTTTCGGCTGCGGGCCGGGATTTTCAAGCAGGGGAGTTACTGCGGCGCCTGGGCGCTCGATGCGACCGGCGTCACGCGCACCACCTTTCACCTGATAGGGCGCGGTCAGGCCTGGCTGCACCGCGAAGGCGAGGCCGAGCCCATGGTCGTGCGCGGCGGCGATCTGGTGATGTTCCCGCACGCCGCCTGGCACCAGCTCTCCGGCACGCCGCAACGCCAGCCGGGCATGCATCTGACCTCGACCGGCGACGGTCCGTACACCACGGTGCTGTGCGCCATGGTGGAGTTCGAGACCGGCGGGCTGAACCCCGTCATGCAGGCGCTGCCGGCGGCGATCGTGGTGCGCAGCGAAGACCAAGGCACCTCCGCCGAGCTGCACGCGCTCGCGCGCCTGATGCTCGCGGAATACGACGCCGGCGCTGCCGGCCGGCAGGGCGTGCTCGACCGGCTGGCCGAGGTCATGTTCGTGCTGGTATTGCGCCACCATATGCAGCGGGCGCAGGAACTCCAGGGCTTTCTGGCGGCGCTGAAGGACGAGCGCATCGCGCGGGCGCTCGCCGCCCTGCACCGCGCGCCGGGCGCGGACTGGCGGGTGGAGACGCTGGCGCGCGAGGCGAACATGTCGCGCACCGTGTTCGCGGAACGCTTCGCCGGGCTGCTCGGCCAGACGCCGATGCAGTACCTCGCGATGTGGCGCATGCATCTCGCCGAGCAGATGCTGCGGGAGCGGCGTGCCTCGGTGGCGCAGATCGCCGAGAAGCTCGGTTACCAGACCGAGGCCGCGTTCCGGCGCGCGTTCCGACGCGTGCGCGGTGTCGGCCCGGGCGACGTGCGGCGGCAGGCGCGCGCCGGTTCGTAG
- a CDS encoding sulfite exporter TauE/SafE family protein: MPTEITLLSAFLVGLLGSTHCLGMCGGIVGALTLGVREDIRSSPARLLPYLAAYNLGRITSYAVAGAVLGLASAQVMRVLPPEQARLVAKIITGGFMIALGLYLAGWWPGLTALERLGGKLWIRIEPFGRRFLPVDHPLKALAAGLVWGWLPCGLVYSALAWSMTTGSAAQGALLMFFFGLGTLPMLLAIGTATGLFRRIVVHVWVRRGAGILILLFGVYTLAGLGDHVGHGREHVGHSPSGHQSAQ, encoded by the coding sequence ATGCCCACCGAAATCACCCTCCTCTCGGCCTTCCTCGTGGGCCTACTGGGCTCGACCCATTGCCTCGGCATGTGCGGTGGCATCGTCGGCGCGCTCACGCTCGGCGTACGCGAAGACATCCGTTCCTCGCCGGCGCGGCTGCTTCCCTATCTCGCCGCGTACAATCTCGGCCGGATTACGAGTTATGCCGTGGCCGGCGCCGTGCTGGGCCTGGCCAGCGCGCAGGTCATGCGCGTGTTGCCGCCGGAGCAGGCGCGACTCGTCGCGAAAATCATCACCGGCGGATTCATGATCGCGCTCGGGCTGTATCTCGCCGGCTGGTGGCCGGGTCTGACGGCACTGGAACGCCTCGGCGGCAAACTCTGGATACGCATTGAACCTTTCGGGCGGCGTTTCCTGCCGGTGGATCATCCGCTGAAAGCGCTGGCCGCTGGCCTCGTCTGGGGCTGGCTCCCGTGCGGGCTGGTGTACTCGGCGCTGGCCTGGTCGATGACGACCGGCAGCGCCGCCCAGGGCGCGCTGCTGATGTTTTTCTTCGGGCTCGGGACGCTGCCGATGCTGCTGGCCATCGGCACCGCGACGGGCCTGTTCCGCCGGATCGTGGTGCATGTCTGGGTGCGACGCGGCGCGGGGATTTTGATCCTGCTGTTCGGCGTGTATACACTGGCGGGACTGGGTGACCACGTCGGCCATGGCCGCGAGCATGTCGGCCACAGCCCCTCGGGGCATCAGTCCGCGCAATAA
- a CDS encoding type II restriction endonuclease, which yields MDEEEVLEALKESFDIPGGSEITAGAMKQVLGKKVNDKEWIKKNFSDLIEEIQLIAYDHYLRAERPAGADAFRKVFTSLLPEKPVADDFFNLLEKNFWALDRFFLGLTQGRRPRAGKAFEHVINKLFTTLGYPYTSQPIINGQPDFLLPSIEHYRHNAMDCIIFTVKRSLRERWRQIVTEGTRGHMFFLATIDEGIGERDLADMLKNRIYLVMPERIRAAHYPKSANVISFEAFFQHHLDPAMARWRANGVIK from the coding sequence ATGGATGAAGAAGAAGTGTTGGAGGCTCTTAAAGAATCCTTTGATATCCCCGGAGGAAGTGAAATAACTGCCGGAGCTATGAAACAGGTTCTTGGGAAAAAAGTAAATGACAAGGAGTGGATTAAAAAAAATTTCAGTGATCTCATCGAGGAGATCCAGCTGATAGCTTATGACCATTACTTGCGGGCAGAGCGACCAGCTGGCGCGGATGCATTCAGAAAGGTGTTTACCAGCCTTCTTCCAGAAAAACCCGTAGCGGACGATTTTTTTAACCTGCTTGAGAAAAATTTCTGGGCATTGGACAGGTTTTTCTTGGGTCTAACGCAGGGACGGCGACCTCGTGCCGGAAAAGCCTTCGAGCACGTGATTAACAAATTGTTTACTACGTTGGGATATCCGTACACATCGCAACCAATTATAAATGGTCAACCGGATTTCCTGTTACCAAGCATCGAGCATTATCGGCATAATGCTATGGACTGTATTATTTTTACAGTAAAGCGCAGCCTCCGAGAGAGATGGCGCCAAATTGTCACCGAGGGTACACGTGGTCATATGTTCTTCTTGGCCACCATTGATGAAGGCATTGGAGAGAGGGATCTCGCGGATATGCTGAAGAACAGGATATATCTGGTGATGCCAGAAAGAATCCGCGCAGCTCATTATCCCAAATCAGCGAATGTGATCTCGTTCGAAGCTTTTTTCCAACATCATTTAGATCCAGCTATGGCGAGGTGGCGCGCTAATGGAGTTATTAAGTAA
- a CDS encoding cbb3-type cytochrome oxidase subunit 3 — MNAVIFHSFWTVALLILFIGIVIWAFSSRRKRGFDEAARLPLEEEEFVPARPSGEKHHG; from the coding sequence ATGAACGCCGTGATTTTTCATTCATTCTGGACCGTGGCGCTGCTGATCCTGTTCATCGGCATCGTCATCTGGGCCTTCAGTTCGCGGCGCAAGCGCGGCTTCGACGAGGCCGCGCGCCTGCCGCTGGAAGAAGAGGAGTTCGTGCCGGCGCGTCCTTCCGGGGAGAAGCATCATGGCTGA